One genomic window of Vibrio natriegens NBRC 15636 = ATCC 14048 = DSM 759 includes the following:
- a CDS encoding BamA/TamA family outer membrane protein, translated as MKKTLPLVCLFMSGVPLAEQTEQKPEQLEQTMYQQYQAWLEDLLLELGADGQFDPKKGVDWSVMPGPFYTPEKKFGIGVSAVGLYKPDINDMDSQPSSITINGFGSINGAYGISINNANYLKNDQYRLFVDAELTDSPDVFHGFGVDAGMHNERVDYNRRSYSASITGMTRILPNTYLGMGLSFSHNEASNAKQENTNTPWIGDDFAEFPETQRNIGGLLSVTYDSRDFALNASKGRLIELEYQNFSTELGSDNDFERVRFNYSDYHALSLIPGVLAWQVRAESNFGDVSWDQMAMLGGAEALRGYEQGQYRDRNMLISQVEYRQPLSGRHGMVYWLGAGTLAEEFDQLGQDKWLYSVGVGYRFEIKQRVNLRLDMGFGNDQSGFYFAINEAF; from the coding sequence ATGAAAAAAACACTCCCTCTTGTTTGTCTGTTTATGTCTGGGGTACCCCTCGCCGAGCAGACAGAGCAAAAACCAGAACAGCTTGAACAGACCATGTATCAGCAATATCAAGCGTGGCTTGAGGATCTATTGTTGGAGCTGGGCGCAGATGGTCAGTTCGATCCTAAAAAAGGCGTCGACTGGAGTGTCATGCCCGGGCCCTTTTATACTCCGGAGAAAAAATTTGGTATTGGCGTGTCGGCAGTTGGTCTCTATAAGCCAGATATCAACGATATGGACTCACAGCCAAGCTCGATTACCATTAACGGTTTTGGGTCAATCAACGGCGCTTATGGGATATCGATCAATAATGCCAACTACCTAAAAAACGACCAATACCGTTTATTTGTTGACGCTGAATTAACGGATTCTCCCGATGTATTTCATGGCTTTGGGGTTGACGCAGGAATGCACAATGAACGGGTCGATTATAACCGACGCAGTTATTCCGCCTCCATCACTGGTATGACGCGTATATTACCTAACACCTACTTAGGCATGGGTCTCTCGTTTTCCCATAATGAAGCGTCCAACGCCAAACAAGAAAACACAAACACACCTTGGATTGGTGATGATTTTGCGGAATTTCCTGAAACGCAGCGTAACATTGGCGGCTTGCTCAGTGTGACTTATGACTCACGGGATTTTGCCCTTAATGCATCAAAAGGAAGGCTGATTGAGCTTGAATATCAGAACTTCAGTACTGAATTAGGCTCAGACAATGATTTTGAACGTGTAAGGTTCAATTACAGTGACTACCACGCTCTATCGTTAATTCCTGGGGTTCTGGCCTGGCAGGTGCGTGCCGAATCTAATTTCGGTGACGTGAGCTGGGATCAAATGGCGATGCTCGGAGGCGCAGAGGCGCTGCGTGGCTACGAACAAGGTCAATATCGCGACAGAAACATGCTTATTTCCCAAGTGGAGTACCGGCAGCCGCTATCTGGTCGCCATGGCATGGTGTACTGGTTAGGAGCCGGCACATTGGCTGAGGAATTTGATCAACTGGGTCAAGACAAGTGGCTTTACTCTGTCGGCGTTGGCTACCGATTTGAAATCAAGCAGCGAGTTAACCTGCGTTTAGATATGGGCTTTGGTAACGATCAAAGCGGTTTTTACTTTGCAATTAATGAAGCGTTTTAA
- a CDS encoding FUSC family protein — protein sequence MLNASSKEAIKVALSIVIALSLALWFQWEKPYWAAIAVVVMALNESYAHSIHKGHNRVWGTLVGIAYALFLIGTFPQDPFLFLSFLTMFLGLCIFMSSDEKYGYIFSMAFTVCSIVACMGQFDDQTIFHFAILRLQETVLGVITFSVVYRIVWPINTEQNFIQNFENSRTLLLEELKNKHNFNIEALEANAGNINKLYQLLNLPLKDSYQLRQHRRVWLDRVNEMTHIQERLLSRVNNSNENSAEWKVLAEKLENFYVDKPQTSLIGFKNSNKTESVKISIHQKKRTLTQHFKDDRRKVFHGVSMFVTSLLVWIYLPVPGGSIFPMIAAAFSCILPTMPPSVLKDAFFGVIGTGTVILLEYVFLMPLMTELWQLALFYFINTIVIWEVFSAPKMMIHRILGINLLVVLTSGALNLTPTYKIETPILMLTNILILLLIGKLFSDLFCKPQNLK from the coding sequence ATGCTCAATGCCTCTTCCAAAGAAGCCATTAAAGTCGCGCTATCTATCGTGATTGCGCTCAGTCTTGCGCTATGGTTCCAGTGGGAAAAACCGTACTGGGCTGCAATTGCAGTTGTGGTTATGGCATTGAACGAGAGCTATGCCCATTCCATTCATAAAGGACACAACCGTGTGTGGGGAACGCTAGTCGGTATCGCTTATGCGCTGTTCTTAATTGGTACGTTTCCCCAGGATCCTTTCTTGTTCCTGAGTTTTCTAACCATGTTTCTTGGGTTATGTATTTTTATGTCAAGCGACGAGAAATATGGATACATATTTTCGATGGCTTTTACAGTATGCTCCATCGTCGCTTGCATGGGTCAATTTGATGATCAAACTATATTTCACTTCGCAATATTACGTCTTCAAGAAACGGTACTAGGTGTAATAACGTTTTCTGTTGTTTATAGAATTGTTTGGCCTATTAATACCGAACAAAATTTTATCCAGAATTTTGAAAATAGTCGAACTCTGTTACTTGAAGAATTAAAAAATAAGCACAACTTTAATATTGAAGCGCTTGAAGCTAATGCGGGTAATATTAATAAGCTATATCAGCTATTAAACTTGCCATTAAAGGACAGCTATCAACTAAGGCAGCACAGACGAGTTTGGCTTGATCGAGTCAATGAAATGACTCATATCCAAGAAAGACTACTGAGTCGAGTGAATAACTCGAATGAAAACAGCGCTGAATGGAAAGTGTTGGCAGAAAAATTAGAAAACTTTTATGTAGATAAGCCTCAAACGTCTCTTATCGGCTTTAAAAACAGCAATAAAACTGAAAGTGTCAAAATATCAATTCACCAGAAGAAACGGACACTTACCCAACATTTCAAAGACGATAGACGTAAAGTTTTTCATGGTGTGTCGATGTTCGTAACATCATTACTCGTTTGGATTTATCTCCCGGTACCTGGTGGTTCAATTTTCCCAATGATTGCAGCTGCTTTTTCTTGCATCTTGCCGACAATGCCGCCGAGTGTACTCAAAGATGCCTTCTTCGGCGTAATAGGTACTGGAACGGTAATTTTACTGGAGTATGTGTTTTTGATGCCCCTAATGACCGAACTATGGCAGTTAGCACTATTCTACTTCATTAACACAATAGTGATTTGGGAGGTTTTTTCAGCACCAAAAATGATGATTCATCGAATACTAGGAATCAATCTATTGGTCGTACTTACCTCTGGCGCTTTAAACCTGACTCCAACATATAAAATTGAAACGCCAATTCTTATGCTGACGAATATTTTAATTCTTCTTCTGATTGGGAAGTTATTTTCAGATCTATTTTGTAAACCTCAAAATTTAAAATAA
- a CDS encoding HlyD family secretion protein — translation MIKRYLISLLLLCGAGAVAYSYYETYANNPWTRDGQVSAYVISVTPRVTGQVTNVYVADNSKVKKGDLLFEIDPSIYQATYNKALASKKQASALLAKAKNEELRAINLAKRSPGAVPALTLSNLANAVETSAANVELAKATIEEAQLNLDYTKIYAPTDGFITNLNVQAGSQVVANSPVVALIDENSFWIEGYFKETDLAGINPDDRAYVTLLMRDDVLLEGKIKSIGFGIAKKDGTTGNDLLPNVNPNFQWIRLAQRIPVKVTLDEIPEGLQLRVGMTASIKIMKH, via the coding sequence GTGATTAAACGTTATCTAATTAGTCTGTTATTGCTTTGTGGGGCAGGAGCTGTGGCCTATTCCTACTACGAAACATACGCGAATAATCCGTGGACAAGAGACGGTCAAGTCAGTGCTTATGTCATCTCGGTAACACCGCGCGTCACAGGACAGGTAACAAACGTATACGTAGCTGATAACTCAAAAGTTAAAAAAGGCGATTTGCTATTTGAGATTGACCCAAGCATCTACCAAGCGACATACAACAAAGCGTTGGCAAGCAAGAAGCAAGCCTCTGCACTCCTGGCTAAAGCGAAAAATGAAGAACTACGCGCCATTAATCTCGCAAAGCGTAGTCCTGGTGCCGTACCGGCCTTAACGCTAAGCAATTTAGCAAACGCCGTCGAAACCTCAGCAGCAAACGTAGAACTGGCCAAAGCAACGATCGAGGAAGCACAACTTAACCTCGATTACACCAAAATTTACGCGCCAACTGACGGATTCATTACCAACTTAAATGTTCAGGCAGGTTCACAAGTGGTGGCCAACTCTCCAGTCGTTGCTCTTATTGATGAGAACAGCTTTTGGATTGAAGGCTACTTTAAAGAAACTGACTTAGCGGGTATTAATCCAGACGACCGAGCCTACGTGACGTTACTGATGCGCGATGATGTGCTGTTAGAAGGCAAGATTAAAAGTATTGGTTTCGGCATCGCTAAAAAAGATGGTACTACGGGCAACGATCTCCTGCCTAATGTAAACCCTAACTTTCAGTGGATACGCCTGGCTCAACGAATTCCAGTCAAGGTAACACTGGACGAGATCCCTGAGGGTCTACAGCTACGTGTCGGCATGACAGCATCCATCAAAATCATGAAACACTAA
- a CDS encoding DUF1656 domain-containing protein, which yields MNPMPHELVWGEIYFPPLLLVIGLAYVLTTLVTSFAVRLGLHKHVAFPAIAELSLIVIFTGVIGQFITIF from the coding sequence ATGAACCCAATGCCGCATGAACTCGTGTGGGGCGAGATTTACTTCCCCCCATTGTTGCTGGTGATCGGATTGGCTTACGTTCTGACCACACTAGTTACATCCTTCGCTGTTCGTTTGGGCCTACACAAACATGTGGCGTTCCCAGCGATAGCTGAGCTGAGTTTAATTGTTATTTTCACTGGCGTTATCGGCCAATTTATTACGATATTCTGA
- a CDS encoding ABC transporter permease: MNESNLEIELADSITSAVVGELWDKANKLLDSHPNSPIVVDASNLTFIDISGVAFLSDLQTRFRAPGAEISIIGLKPSLAELVPPVPTRSTSANVKRKSVFFERVGQATMEMLVYVGSVVKFIKECVLVFKIGIRGRKNVNWATVSNISTRAGADAVPIILLIGFLMGVIIAFEIGLVAQQFGAVLFVADGIGISMFRELGPLMTAIVFAGRTGAAFAAEIGTQKVNEEINALRTFGISPVEFLVIPRIYASVIVLPLLTILADIVGVFGGALVLLKFDISFVQYYNQLLNALSAWDLIFGLVKATTFGFIIAVIGCERGLATGQGSTSVGLAATSAVVSSIIWIVVIDGFFTVLLT, from the coding sequence ATGAATGAAAGCAATTTAGAAATTGAGTTGGCTGATAGCATTACTTCTGCTGTTGTTGGAGAGCTTTGGGATAAAGCGAACAAGCTTCTCGATTCACACCCAAATTCTCCCATCGTGGTAGACGCGAGCAATCTCACCTTTATTGACATCTCTGGTGTCGCATTCTTATCGGATTTACAAACCCGATTTCGTGCTCCTGGCGCTGAAATTTCCATAATTGGCCTCAAACCTAGTTTGGCAGAGCTTGTTCCCCCTGTGCCCACGAGGAGTACGTCTGCCAACGTTAAAAGAAAAAGTGTTTTTTTCGAGCGTGTCGGGCAAGCAACGATGGAAATGCTCGTTTATGTCGGTTCTGTCGTTAAGTTTATCAAAGAGTGCGTACTGGTTTTTAAGATAGGAATACGTGGGAGGAAAAACGTCAACTGGGCGACCGTTTCGAATATTTCGACAAGGGCAGGGGCGGATGCGGTCCCTATCATTCTGTTAATTGGCTTTCTAATGGGAGTCATCATTGCCTTTGAAATTGGCTTAGTTGCTCAACAATTTGGTGCAGTTCTGTTCGTAGCGGATGGGATTGGGATATCCATGTTTAGAGAGTTAGGCCCATTGATGACGGCGATCGTTTTCGCAGGTCGTACTGGTGCGGCATTCGCCGCGGAGATTGGGACACAGAAAGTCAATGAAGAGATAAACGCACTGCGCACCTTTGGGATAAGTCCTGTGGAGTTTCTCGTCATACCTCGCATCTATGCCTCCGTTATCGTTCTCCCTCTATTGACCATACTTGCCGACATTGTCGGTGTTTTCGGTGGTGCCCTTGTCTTACTGAAGTTCGATATAAGTTTCGTCCAATATTACAACCAACTTTTAAATGCACTTTCTGCTTGGGACTTGATATTTGGCTTGGTAAAGGCGACCACTTTTGGGTTCATTATTGCAGTCATCGGTTGTGAGCGGGGGTTAGCCACTGGCCAAGGTTCGACTTCGGTCGGCTTGGCGGCAACAAGCGCAGTGGTGAGCAGCATCATATGGATAGTCGTGATTGATGGCTTCTTTACCGTATTACTAACCTGA
- a CDS encoding ABC transporter ATP-binding protein, which yields MNSAFNDPDKDDAVVVTGLKMGYGDKILLEDASFNVRRGEVLVILGGSGCGKSSLMKHIIGLYEPMSGDISINGKSIVHAGQSEKSSIQRELGVMYQSGALFGSLNILENVRFPLDEFTDLGLPEKNKIARTLLELLEMGHSAELMPSQLSGGMLKRAGIARAMAIGANILILDEPSAGLDPITAANLDQTILNLRESLGYTFIIVTHELQSIFSIADRAIMLDPISRSIIAEGSPKDLRDNSKDTRVRQFFNRQPDALKQESELSNG from the coding sequence ATGAATTCGGCATTCAATGATCCAGATAAAGATGATGCAGTCGTGGTCACCGGCTTAAAAATGGGGTACGGCGATAAAATCCTGCTAGAAGACGCCAGCTTTAATGTAAGGCGTGGTGAGGTTCTCGTTATCTTAGGTGGTTCGGGCTGCGGAAAATCCAGTCTAATGAAACACATTATTGGTTTGTATGAGCCAATGTCTGGCGACATATCCATTAATGGCAAGAGTATCGTTCATGCGGGACAGTCGGAGAAGTCATCCATTCAGCGCGAGCTTGGTGTTATGTATCAGAGCGGCGCGTTGTTTGGATCATTAAACATATTAGAAAATGTTCGTTTCCCTTTAGATGAATTTACCGACCTCGGTCTGCCAGAGAAAAATAAAATTGCCCGGACATTATTAGAGTTGTTAGAGATGGGGCATTCAGCGGAACTCATGCCAAGTCAGCTCTCTGGAGGGATGCTCAAGCGAGCCGGTATTGCCAGGGCCATGGCGATTGGGGCGAATATTTTGATTTTGGATGAACCGTCGGCAGGCTTAGACCCAATCACTGCGGCGAACTTAGATCAAACCATTTTAAATTTGAGAGAGAGTTTGGGATACACATTCATCATCGTGACGCATGAGCTGCAAAGTATTTTTTCTATCGCCGATAGGGCAATCATGCTCGACCCTATATCGAGAAGCATTATCGCAGAGGGCAGCCCTAAAGATTTACGAGATAACAGTAAAGATACGCGGGTTCGCCAGTTTTTCAATCGGCAGCCAGATGCACTAAAACAAGAGAGTGAGCTAAGTAATGGATGA
- a CDS encoding MlaD family protein: protein MDDSKGSYKLGLFVVSALISLFVVLFILEGRSLFEPKMIVETYFDESVSGLDVGAPVRFRGITAGEVVSIELSDAIYESDVPRENRRSYVVVRSEITGAKKTVAEWDMSVQVAIDRGLRATTQLAGITGQQFLSFDFISTEKGLSFDWTPEYPYVPSTKSSTGKIVSGIQNLIDRLDEADINTLVSNINMLIETLDGSIGQIDVESLNVQLIELLKNTNQMVKSVDGVVSDAEIKAIMSSVAQISKKLNTTLNNGGELNQLINDLDRAAVRLDVIMADNQSDINYVIKDLRVTVENLKDFSETLKSQPSSIIFSAEPEKLKLD from the coding sequence ATGGATGATTCAAAAGGCAGTTATAAATTAGGGCTGTTTGTGGTTTCGGCGTTAATCTCGCTATTTGTTGTCCTGTTCATTTTGGAAGGAAGGAGCTTATTTGAGCCCAAGATGATAGTCGAGACTTACTTTGATGAGTCAGTCTCAGGACTTGATGTAGGCGCGCCCGTGAGGTTCAGAGGGATTACGGCAGGGGAGGTGGTATCGATTGAGCTCTCCGATGCTATCTATGAATCGGATGTACCAAGAGAAAACAGAAGGTCATATGTTGTGGTTCGTAGTGAAATTACTGGTGCTAAAAAGACAGTTGCTGAGTGGGACATGAGTGTTCAAGTGGCCATCGATCGTGGGCTGAGAGCGACAACTCAGTTAGCTGGTATCACTGGCCAACAGTTCCTATCGTTTGACTTTATATCAACAGAGAAAGGCTTGAGCTTTGATTGGACTCCAGAATACCCCTATGTACCATCGACAAAAAGCTCTACAGGTAAAATTGTTTCCGGCATACAGAACCTCATTGACCGTTTGGACGAGGCAGATATCAATACACTGGTAAGCAATATCAATATGCTAATTGAGACTCTCGACGGCAGCATTGGGCAGATAGATGTTGAAAGTCTGAATGTGCAGTTGATAGAGCTATTGAAGAACACGAACCAAATGGTGAAAAGTGTTGATGGCGTGGTTTCGGACGCTGAAATTAAAGCGATCATGTCATCCGTTGCGCAGATCAGTAAAAAGCTAAATACGACCCTCAATAATGGGGGAGAGCTGAATCAATTAATCAATGATTTAGACCGAGCTGCTGTCAGGCTAGACGTCATTATGGCCGACAATCAGTCAGATATTAATTATGTAATAAAAGACCTCAGGGTCACGGTGGAAAATCTAAAGGACTTTTCGGAGACTTTGAAGAGTCAGCCATCTAGCATCATATTTAGTGCTGAGCCCGAGAAGTTGAAGCTGGATTGA